GCGCAGCAATATAAGCCGTTAGCGATACTTCTGGACATTCAGCTTCCGGTTATGGACGGCTGGCAGGTGATGGAAGCACTTAAATCCAATCCCGAAACCAAGCCGATTCCGGTTCATATCATGTCGTCGATGAAGCTTAAGCAGGAAAGCCTGCTGAGAGGCGCCGTAGATTTCATCAACAAACCTTTCGCACTCGAGCAGATGCAGGTGATCTTTAAAAAACTTGAAGATGCCCTCAACCGCGGACCTAAAAAAGTGCTGATTGTAGAAGAGAATGAGCAGCATGCAAAAGCGCTGAGTTTCTTTTTGAGCACCAACAACATCACCACGAACATCGCCACCAACGTAAGCGACAGTATAGACTCGCTTAAAAAACGTGAGATCGACTGTGTAATACTCGACATGGGAGTTCCCGACAGAAATGCCTACGAAACCCTTGAAACCATCAAGCAGAGTGAAGGCCTCGAGCAACTGCCGATTATCGTATTTACAGGCAAAAACCTGTCGCAGGGCGAAGAAAACCGAATTAAGAAATATGCAGATTCTATTGTGGTGAAAACAGCGTACTCGTACCAGAGAATTTTAGATGAAGCCGGGCTTTTCCTTCATCTGGTGGAAGAAAAAAACAAGAAAAAGCACGAAAGAATTTCAGGTTTCGACAATTCGGGCGAACTGAGAAATATTCTAAAAGATAAAACTGTTCTGATCGCTGATGATGATGTGCGCAATATCTTTTCACTTACCAAAGCTCTTGAAGTGCACGGCATGAAGGTAATTCCGGCAATGGACGGCAAGGAGGCACTCGTAGCTCTGGAGAAAAATCCTGCAGTGGATGTGGTGCTGATGGACATGATGATGCCCGAGATGGATGGCTACGAAAGCATCCGCGAAATCCGCTCGGCACCCAAATACAGAAACCTGCCCGTGCTGGCCGTAACTTCTAAAGCGATGATGGGCGACCGCGAAAAATGCATCGCGGTTGGAGCCTCAGATTATATTTCGAAACCGGTGGACATCGATCAGCTTATTTCGTTACTCCGCGTTTGGCTTTACGATAAAAATTAAAATTTCAGCTTATGAAATCATTAAAGGAAATCCTCATCATCGACGATGACAGCAAGAATATTTTTGCCTTAAGTGCGGTTCTGAAAGCCCGGAAATACAGTTGTGTTTCAGCACTCAGCGCGCAGGAGGGACTCACGAAACTCAAAAACAACAAAAATATCGGTGTGGTTCTGATGGATATGATGATGCCCGAGATGGACGGCTATGAAGCCATCGCTAAAATGAAAGCTGATGCCGACCTGCGGCATATTCCGGTAATTGCCATTACGGCGCAGGCGATGACGGGCGACCGCGAAAAATGCCTTGAAGCCGGTGCGGACGGATATATTTCGAAACCCGTAGATGTGGACGAACTTTTGCAGCAGCTGAATAAAATATTTTAACGTGATTTCTGAACACAGCGACGAACATTTAGAAACCATCCTCTCGGACGTGCTCGAAATTTATGGGTACGATTTCACGGGTTATTCGCGTGCTTCCCTCAAGCGGCGCATCGTAAGGCTGTACGAGCTCGACAAATTTGTGAGCTTCGCCGAATACCGCTATAAGATCCGGACAGAACCTTCGTACTTCAAACGTTTTCTGCAGCAGGTGACGATTAACGTTACTGAAATGTTCCGCGATCCGGCATTCTACAGCACCCTCAGAACCGAAATTCTGCCACGGCTTGGCACCTACCCTTTCATCCGCATTTGGGTGGCGGGCTGCAGCACGGGCGAGGAAGCGTACTCAATCGCGATTTTCCTGAAGGAACTTAACCTGCTGCACAAATCACTGATTTACGCTACTGATATTAACAGCGCAGTACTCGAAAATGCCGCACAGGCCATCATCCCGATGAGCAAACTGCAGCTTTACACCGAAAATTACATTGCCGCGGGAGGCAGCGAGCAGTTTTCAGACTATTATACCGCGAATTACTCATTGGGTAAACTCAACAACGAACTTAAATCAAAGATTATATTTTCTGGCCACAATCTGGTGACTGACAATTCATTCAACGAATTCCAGCTTATCCTTTGCCGCAACGTGATTATCTATTTCGACCGGCCACTGCAGAATAAAGTGTTCGGACTTTTCGACAACAGCCTCGAGAAATTCGGTTATCTCGCACTCGGAACCAAGGAATCGCTCGATTTCTCACCGGTCGCGAAAAATTTCGAAAGACTGCCGGCAGCAAAAATCTGGCGAAAAATCTACTAACCATGGAACATTGCGAAGCACTCATTATTGGTGGATCTGCCGGCAGCCTTGAAGTTCTTTTGAAGGTGTTACCCGGTCTGAAAGAAACACTTTCTTTCCCGATCATCATCGTTCTGCACCGCAAATCCGGAAAAGACAGAATACTTACGGATCTGCTTGCGAGTAAAACAGTCCTGAACGTAAGCGAAGCCACTGAAAAAGATAAAATTGAACCAGCCACGGTGTACATTGCCCCACCCGATTACCACCTACTGATTGAAAACGACCGCACTTTTTCCCTTGACGCCTCAGAAAAGGTAAATTTCTCGAGACCTTCAATTGATGTCACGTTCGAAAACGCCGCAGCCGTGTACGGAGAAAATGTGGTATGTTTGCTGCTTTCAGGCGCGAACACCGACGGCACGGCAGGCCTCAAAGACGTGCAAATAAGCGGCGGCAGAGTGCTTGTACAGGACCCTGAAACCGCTACCGTGCGTTATATGCCTGAAAACGCACTGCTTCATGTGGCTGCCGATGCGGTGCTGGACCCGGAACACATCGCGGATTTTATAAACAAACTTTAGAACTGACTTAAATAATTATGATAAAAGAAAACAAGAAGGTATTTATTTTCGACGACAATGTTGAGATCCTTGAATTGTGCACAGAAATATTAAACGATATCGGCTGTGAAGTGAAAACCTCGCCTACCACAACCGACGTTGAGGAGCAGGTTGCCGAATTTATGCCGGACCTTATTCTGATGGACAACTGGCTGCCCGACATCAGTGGTGTTGAAGCTACAAAGCTCATCAAAGCCAATGACGACCTCAAACACATCCCGGTGATTTATTTTTCCGCGAACAGCAACATCGGCGAACTCGCTTCCCTTGCCGGCGCCGAAAGTTACCTCGCCAAACCGTTTGATATTGATCAGTTTGAGCAAATGATTCTGAAATATGCTGATGCCTAACTGATTCATAAAAAAAACCAAAACATGTCCACAGCAAAAAATACCGAAAAAACAAGACTTCACCTCCGGAATAAAAACCGCGAGCGCTACGACCTCGATGCGCTGAAAATTGCAGTGCCGGAACTCGAAAAACACATCAAAGCAAATAAATACGGTGAAGAATCGGTAGATTTCGCAAACCCTGAAGCGGTGAAACTGCTCAATAAAGCTCTACTCAGCCATTATTACGGCATTAAAAACTGGGATTTTCCGGCAGAAAACCTTTGTCCACCCATTCCCGGGCGGGCAGATTACCTTCATTATATGGCGGATCTTCTGGGCCAGAGTAATTTCGGCACAATTCCCACCGGCGCAAAAATCACGGCGCTCGATATTGGCGTTGGCGCGAGCTGCATTTACCCGATTATCGGAGCTACCGAATATGGCTGGAATTTCATCGGTTCTGATATTGATGAGCAATCTGTTGATTCAGCGCAGAAAATCGTTGAAGCCAACGAAGCACTAAGTGGTAAAATCGAAATAAGGCTGCAGAAAAATCCCGAAGCATTCTTTAAGAACATCATTTCTCCCGACGATAAAATCGATTTAACGGTTTGTAACCCGCCTTTTCATTCATCGGCAGAAGATGCTCATAAAGGGAGTTTGAGAAAAATTAAAAACCTTTCCGGCAAAAAAACCGAAACCGCTGAACTCAACTTCGCCGGCATCAGCAATGAGTTGATTTATGATGGTGGAGAAATTGGCTTTATCCGCAACATGATCCTCGAAAGCAAGGATTTCGCGCAGAACTGTTATTGGTTTTCGACCTTGGTTTCAAAGGAATCCAATATGAAAAAGATCTATAAAATGCTTGAGGAAGTGAAAACGATGCACCTCAAAACCATTCCGATGGGAACCGGAAATAAATCGAGCCGCATTATCGCGTGGACATTTCTTTCGAAAGAAGAACAGCGGGAATGGCGGGAAACGCGCTGGAGATTGTCGGAAGATAAAAAAACAGGTGAGTAAAATATACATTTTCAGTGGCTTGGGTGTTGATCAAAGGGTTTTTGAAAACATTGATTTCGGAAACCTGGATATTGAATTCATTGACTGGATTGTTCCTCTCCGTCACGAGCCTATAAAAGACTACGCCAAGAGAATATCGCAGAAGATTACGGCAGATCAACCTATTTTAATGGGTTTATCTTTTGGCGGATTCATTGCCGTTGAAATAGCAAAGATTATTGAGACGAAAAAAGTCATTTTAATTGCGTCAGCAAAAACCTGCGCCGAACTTCCTGCAATTTACAAGTTCATCGGAAAATTACAACTCAACAAATTAGTACCTGTCGCCGTTCTTAAAAGTCACAGTTTTATGACGGACTGGTTCTTTGGAACCGAATCAAAGTCGGACAAAATGCTTCTCAAAAACATCCTGAAAGACACTGATCCCAGATTTATAAGTTGGGCCATTGATGAAATACTCCATTGGCAAAATGAGAGCGAACCCAAAGACTGGGTTCACATTCATGGAGACCGTGACCGGATCCTCCCCTTAAAAAACGTAAAGACAAATTTCGTGATTAAAGACGGTGGACATTTTATGACGGTTAATAAAGCGAAAGAAATTGAAGTAATAATAAAAAACATTCTCACTTAAGGCATTAATTATTTTCTGCATAATTAAAGAACAGAATTCCGAAATAAATTGGGTTCTTATCCTGTGTGGTGTACAAATTTAACATCACAATCATACCCATTATCTATTTCCTGTCCATCGCTATGGAACAATATTTCCATAACTTGCCTTTATAAATGGTATCATGACGGACAGACAATTCACCTTCAGGCAGGGTTTTACCTTCACCAAACATACACCCGAAGAAATTTCACATTTCGACAGGGTTTTTGAGGTGTTCAAAGACCTGCTAACGCATACGTCGGGCGACATTGAGGAAGCTTTTGAATGGCTTGAAATGCTCGACAAAGAATACGACATTTTTACCGATGAATATACGCTTGCAGATTTTGAAGAAGACCTGAAAAAGCGCGGCTACATCAAAGAAGAAAAAGATCCCGATGACGGCAACACCGGCACCGGAAAAGGCAAAAACATCCTGACGCCAAAACTTGAAAAAGCACTGCGCGAATTTGCGTTGGACCAAATTTTCGGTAAGCTTGAAAAAACCGGCATCGGAAACCACCGCACCGCGAAAGTAGGTGTTGGCGACGAGCGTGATGGCGAACACCGCGCGTTCCAGTTCGGCGACGACCTTTCCGCCGTAAATATGACCGAAAGCCTTAAAAACGCGCAGATCAACAACGGTATTTCGGATCTCAGAATGACGGAAGACGACCTGATAGTGGAGGAAACCCGCCACAAAGCCCAGATGAGCACGGTGCTGATGATCGACATCAGCCACTCGATGATCCTCTACGGTGAAGACCGCATAACGCCGGCCAAAAAAGTGGCGATGGCGCTTGTGGAACTCATCAAAAGAAAATACCCGAAAGATTCTATTGACATCATTGTGTTTGGCAACGAAGCCTGGCCGATTAAAAT
This window of the Flavobacteriaceae bacterium 3519-10 genome carries:
- a CDS encoding response regulator receiver protein; the encoded protein is MKSLKEILIIDDDSKNIFALSAVLKARKYSCVSALSAQEGLTKLKNNKNIGVVLMDMMMPEMDGYEAIAKMKADADLRHIPVIAITAQAMTGDREKCLEAGADGYISKPVDVDELLQQLNKIF
- a CDS encoding Protein-glutamate O-methyltransferase; the protein is MISEHSDEHLETILSDVLEIYGYDFTGYSRASLKRRIVRLYELDKFVSFAEYRYKIRTEPSYFKRFLQQVTINVTEMFRDPAFYSTLRTEILPRLGTYPFIRIWVAGCSTGEEAYSIAIFLKELNLLHKSLIYATDINSAVLENAAQAIIPMSKLQLYTENYIAAGGSEQFSDYYTANYSLGKLNNELKSKIIFSGHNLVTDNSFNEFQLILCRNVIIYFDRPLQNKVFGLFDNSLEKFGYLALGTKESLDFSPVAKNFERLPAAKIWRKIY
- a CDS encoding CheB methylesterase yields the protein MEHCEALIIGGSAGSLEVLLKVLPGLKETLSFPIIIVLHRKSGKDRILTDLLASKTVLNVSEATEKDKIEPATVYIAPPDYHLLIENDRTFSLDASEKVNFSRPSIDVTFENAAAVYGENVVCLLLSGANTDGTAGLKDVQISGGRVLVQDPETATVRYMPENALLHVAADAVLDPEHIADFINKL
- a CDS encoding Two-component response regulator; translation: MIKENKKVFIFDDNVEILELCTEILNDIGCEVKTSPTTTDVEEQVAEFMPDLILMDNWLPDISGVEATKLIKANDDLKHIPVIYFSANSNIGELASLAGAESYLAKPFDIDQFEQMILKYADA
- a CDS encoding SAM-dependent methyltransferase, whose product is MSTAKNTEKTRLHLRNKNRERYDLDALKIAVPELEKHIKANKYGEESVDFANPEAVKLLNKALLSHYYGIKNWDFPAENLCPPIPGRADYLHYMADLLGQSNFGTIPTGAKITALDIGVGASCIYPIIGATEYGWNFIGSDIDEQSVDSAQKIVEANEALSGKIEIRLQKNPEAFFKNIISPDDKIDLTVCNPPFHSSAEDAHKGSLRKIKNLSGKKTETAELNFAGISNELIYDGGEIGFIRNMILESKDFAQNCYWFSTLVSKESNMKKIYKMLEEVKTMHLKTIPMGTGNKSSRIIAWTFLSKEEQREWRETRWRLSEDKKTGE